The Haloarcula marina genome contains the following window.
AGTGCCCGGAGACGGTGCTGTGTACGGACGAGAACCACCGGACGGAAGAATCTGAGAAGGGGGCCGCCTAAACTATGTCCAGTAGCCTCAAGGCCCCCGAATCGGACGACGGTAGCGGCCAGCAAAAGAGTGACGACGCGGAGGACGGCCCATGAGCGGTGACGCCGTCGACCCGGAGGACCTGCCGGGGAGCTACACGCCCGCCGTCGTTCAGCTCGCTTCTGAGGGTCCGGTGTTCGTGGCCGACTACTACACCCTGAGCAGTGGGTGGGTTGCGGTCCGGCAGTGGGACGGCGAGCGAGTGAAGGTCCCACCGCACCGGGTGTCCACCATCTCGGAGGTTCGGGTACAGAGCTACGGTACCGACCGGACCTGCCTCAAGCGCCGCGTTGCGGACGACGAGCGCCGAGAGATGGCGGTGTCCGACACGACCGCCGGTATGGTCGTGCCCGACGCGGTCGAGGCGACGCCGCCGACCAGCGAGACGAGAGCATGACCGCGGCGCAGGCACAGCTACGGGACTTCGAGCCGGACCTATCGCCGCTCACGGAAGCAGAGCGAGAGGTGTACGAAGCAGTCGAACTCGGCGGCTTCGGCGTTCGGGAGTATGGGCGACACACCGGGCGGAAGCCGGGGACTGTCGGCAACCTGTTGGGCCGCGCCCGCTCGAAGGTCGACGTTGAGGGGGTCGAGTGGAAGTGACCGGCCCGCCGTCACTCTCGCCGCGTGAGGCGAGGGACCGCTATCTCGACCACCGACGCACCGAGGCGTCGGCGTCGTCCATCAAGTCGTGGCACTACCGACTGAAGCACTTCGTCGAGTGGGCCGACGACGAGGGAGGCATCGAGGATATGCGCGACCTCGACGGCTGGACGCTCGACGAGTACGAGACTCACCGCCGGTCGGCGGGCGTCTCGGCGGTGACGCTGAACGCCGAGATGCAAACGTTCAAGAACTGGCTGGAGTATCTGGCCCGCATCGAGGTGGTCGACGACGGCCTCCCCGAGAAGGTCCACGTTCCGGGCGTCCCCGACGGCGAAGACACGAACGACGAGATGCTTGAGCAGGGCGACGCCTACGCGCTCATCCAGTCGTTCCGAGAGAACCCGGAGCGTCGAGGGACGGACAAGCACGCCCTGCTGGAACTGCTTTGGTTCACGGGCTGTCGCGTCGGCGCGGCTCGTTCGCTGGACCTTCGAGACTACCACAGCGAGGAGCAGTATGTCGAGTTCCGCCACCGTCCGGGTTCGGGTACGCCGCTGAAGAACGACAGCGACGGCGAGCGAGCGGTAGGCTTGCCGCCGTCGGTGTGCGAGGTGCTGGATACGTACGTCGACCAGTACCGGACTGAGGCCCACGACGACGGGCGACAGCCGCTTTTCACGACGGTTCAGGGCCGACCGGCGGAGAACACCCTGCGCGTCTGGTGCTATCTCGCTACCCAGCCGTGTTTGCACGAGCTGTGTCCGCACGGGATGGAGCGAGATACCTGCGAGTTCGTCCACGTCCACCATGCGAGTAAGTGTCCGTCGTCGGTGTCGCCGCATCGGGTCAGAACGGGCAGTATCACGTGGCAACGGGACATGGGCCTCCCGGCGGAAGTCGTCGGGGAGCGCGTGAACGCAACGCTCGAAGTGATTGAATCGTACTACGACAAGGCGACGGCACGTCAGCGGTTGGAGCAACGCCGTCGGCCATACATCGAGAACCTACAACTGGAAGACTGAGACGATGAACCCACCACACTTTGTTTCGGCACGTTCGCACCGTCGGAGCGGTTGCCCACGAGGGTATTTGATTCCTCGGCGGTCCCACTCCAAGGCACGTCAGCGGTTGGAGCAACGCCGTCGGCCATACATCGAGAACCTACAACTGGAAGACTGAGACGATGAACCCACCACACTTTGTTTCGGCACGTTCGCACCGTCGGAGCGGTTGCCCACGAGGGTATTTGATTCCTCGGCGGTCCCACTCCAAAATAAAGGAAAGCGGCCCTCTATGCCGCTTTTTCACTTCAACGAGGTGGTCAGCGTGAGCCACGCGGCTGACGCCCACCTCGGGGAAGTCTGTACCATCTGCGGCTTCGTCATCGACCGCGAGTTGAAACGCTGTCCGGCGCTCGACGAGGGAGGCTGTCGGCCATGAGTCGCGCCGACCGTAGCTGGCAGGCAAGCGACGACCTGCCCGGTATGCTGGGCGGGCCGTCGACGCTCTCCATGCCCGCCGACTGGACGCTGTCGACGGCGTGGCAACGCGCACAGCAGGAGGACGACGAGGGCGGCGCTGTGAACGACGCCGAGCGCATCGTCAGCCTGTCCGACGGCGACGACTACCACCGCGTTCTGTGGGCACTCACAGGCCGCACACTCGCCGCCGAGTGCGACTGCGCGGGCTACAAGTTCCACAGCGGATGGTGCGCTCACGTCGCCTCTCTGTGGTGGCAGTGGGTCCGTGGCGGCATCGTCGTGACCCATCTCGACACGGGGCGTCAGTACCCAGCGCCACCAGCATGGCTCCGCCTCGACGACGACCCGACCGCTTACGACCACCTTACTCCTGCCGAACTCGACGCCTTCCTCACCTGCGACCTCGGGAGCCTCGGCGTTCGGGAGTACGCACGGCTGTCCGGTCGGTCGCCCGGCACTATCGGGAACCTGCTGGCCGACGCCCGAGAGAAGACGGAGGGCCGCCGATGACGCGCACACACGCACCCGCCCTAGCGCGAGACCTTCCGGCGACCCCCCGCCCCCCTGTCCTACAAGTACTATTCCCGTCGGCTGTCAGCGCGCCGTATGGGGATTTCGCCACGTCTTACGAGGAGGTGTCTAGTCAGACATGACCGGCGGGAACCAACTGCACGAGGAGAGCGGGAACGACAAAATCACGTTCCGGCTCCCTACGCACCTGAAAGAGCAGTTCAAGGAGCAGGTCGACAACATGAGTGCCGACCTCGAAAAGTACGTCCGCCAGCAGGTCAACCAGCCGAGTGAAGACGGCGGACTCGAACCCTACGCTGACCCCGACAACCGCGACCTCGCTGTTGCGTACCGGACGCTGTGCAAGAAGCGAACCAAGAGCGGTATCGTGCGGGGCGAAACGGCCAAGCGAGCGCTGGCACAGGCCGTCGACAACATCGACCAGACCGACGCTCACCGCCTTCTCCGTCGGTTGGAGAAGCGCGGATACGTCCACCTCCAGAACGGGATTCCGCCGAGCGACTATATGGCCGTCCACGTCCGCCCGTACTCCCGGCACGACCCCGCGAAGGGAGGTGTGAGGGCAGATGCGTGAGCAGTCTGCGAGCGGAACGTACCGGGTGACGCTTGACAACCCTGCCTCGAACTCCCGGACGCACATCCAAGTCAAAGCAGAAGACCGACGCGACGCACGCCGTCGTGCGAAGCGTGACTATCCGCGGCACGTCGTTCAGAGTTGCACGGTAGTTGCGGACACTCACCAGCAAAGAGATACGTAGTCAGTCGGCTACTGCATTCTTTTTGCTTGCTTAATTATCAATTTATCAACAGGTTTTATTTCTAGTAAGTCCGTCCGTTCTCGCGGAGGACCTTACTGAAGTGACTGAGCGAATTGAGTATGGAAGTAAAGACGCCGCCGACGCGGCGCGAGAGAGACGAGAGGACTACCTGTGCCCGGTAGACGACGACCGGCGGCTGTTGACCGTCGCGTACGTCTCCGACACGCCCGACGCCGTGTTAGAGGACGAGCGCCTGCGGGCCGAGGACGGCAAAGGCGAGCGGTCCAGCGGCCCCGGTCAGGTACCGCTATCTGACGCCGAGCGCGACCGTCTCGACTACTCGCAACCTCGCGCCAACGAGGGGCACGCCCGGTCGGTAAAGGGCATCGCGCAGGCCGAGGGCGTCGAGGACTGGACGAGCTACTACGACGGCACGCTGACGGTGGACGAGCATCGAGAGGTGATGCAACGAGCTGGCCGGGAGTCCGGCGACCAACGGCGTACGGAGAGCGTCGAGGAGAAGGCGGGCCGGGCCGCCCGCCGAGCGCGAAAGGAAGGGTGCGACCACGCCGAAGGCGGGTGTGAGAACGGCGACCCCGAGGCGTGCGAGTTCCTTCAAAACGTCTGCGGCTACTCCGAGGATGAGGTGGCACAGTTCCTCGACGACGACCGCGACGACGAGGGCGAGCAAACCGAGCTGGTGACGGTCGGCGGCGACGAGTACCCCGAGATGGAGCTACGGCCCGAGGTAGCCGGGGCACTCCGCAAGAGCTGGACCGGCTACAAAGGCGCGATACGGGAGCTGGAGGCGGCCATCTCGCAGGTGAGAGAATCGACCATCAACGCCCGGCAAGCGTGGCGGGCCATCAACCGGATTCGGGAGGCGAACGGCCAAGACGAGATGCACCCCGACCGCCTGCACACGCTCCTCGACGCCGCCGACGCGATGCCCGGCAACATCCCGATAGTGAGGACGCTCGACCACTTCGCAGACTCCGACGAGTCCGACCCCGGCGCGGCCCCGGTCGACGCGGAGGACGGCCCGGAGAGCGCCCAGCAGTTCGCCGCCGAGCAACAGGGCACACTCTCGGTAGGGGTGGAGAGCGAGGAAGCCGCCGAAGAAAAACAGGTGACTCTCACCGGAGCAGACGACGCGGGCAACGAGACGGCCCCGACCGCGTGGAGACAGCAGGGCACGACGTGGAGCGGCGGCCCGCACTCCGTCTCTCTCGACAGTCCCAGCCGTGGCGTATGGGTCGTCAGGCTGACCGGCCCCGCCGGGCCGATGGAGATAGTCGAGACAGACGACGCGGCGACCGCCGAGGAGGTGGCGGAAGCCTTCACCGACCGACTCCAGCCCAACGAGGTGACGGGACACAACGCTGACAGAGAGTTGCAGGAGGCCGCCGCAGAAGCGAAGAAAGAGGCATACCCCGACAGCGGGGGACTACTCGATTACTGATGAAACAGCCATACTACTGCCCCGTAGAGGGGTGCGACCACACCGGGGGCGCGTCTCTCGCGTCCATCCGGTCCCACATCAACGCAAAGAGCGACCAACAGCACGACTGGGACGCCCTCAAAGCCGACGTGGAGGCACAGACAGAGGACGACGACCCGGACGAGCAAGGCGACGACCAGCAAGAAGCAGACGGAGAGCAGGCCGAGGCGCCGGAATCCGACCCGGACGAGCAAGGCGACGACCAGCAGACGACCACCTCAGACATGGACCAAGCCGACGAGTACCAGCAACAGCAGGCGATACAGCAACAGGAGAGCGGCGAGAAGCAGACAGAGAGCGACCGAAGCAAGCAGAATCAGGCGAATCAAGGCGGCGGGCGAGGCGTCCCTATCGGCAAGGCGCTGGCCGCTGTCGGGTTGCTCGCTTTGCTCGCAATCATGGCGACCAGAGAGAGCGAGGAGACGAGCGAACCCGTCGAGATAGAGAGCGAGGTTGCCGACGGCGACGGCGACGGCGACCGCGACCGCGACGACCGCGACGACGCCGCCGACGCAGACGGAGGCGTGACGTGGGATGAGTGAGGCCGATACCGACGAGTCCGACCCCGGCGCGGCCCCGGTCGACGCGGAGGACGGCCCGGAGAGCGAGTCCGTCGAGGAGGACGACCGCCCCGAAATCGAGGGCGAGGAGAAAGCCGACGTGGACCTCGATGCACT
Protein-coding sequences here:
- a CDS encoding sigma-70 region 4 domain-containing protein; this encodes MTAAQAQLRDFEPDLSPLTEAEREVYEAVELGGFGVREYGRHTGRKPGTVGNLLGRARSKVDVEGVEWK
- a CDS encoding tyrosine-type recombinase/integrase, translated to MTGPPSLSPREARDRYLDHRRTEASASSIKSWHYRLKHFVEWADDEGGIEDMRDLDGWTLDEYETHRRSAGVSAVTLNAEMQTFKNWLEYLARIEVVDDGLPEKVHVPGVPDGEDTNDEMLEQGDAYALIQSFRENPERRGTDKHALLELLWFTGCRVGAARSLDLRDYHSEEQYVEFRHRPGSGTPLKNDSDGERAVGLPPSVCEVLDTYVDQYRTEAHDDGRQPLFTTVQGRPAENTLRVWCYLATQPCLHELCPHGMERDTCEFVHVHHASKCPSSVSPHRVRTGSITWQRDMGLPAEVVGERVNATLEVIESYYDKATARQRLEQRRRPYIENLQLED
- a CDS encoding SWIM zinc finger family protein; its protein translation is MSRADRSWQASDDLPGMLGGPSTLSMPADWTLSTAWQRAQQEDDEGGAVNDAERIVSLSDGDDYHRVLWALTGRTLAAECDCAGYKFHSGWCAHVASLWWQWVRGGIVVTHLDTGRQYPAPPAWLRLDDDPTAYDHLTPAELDAFLTCDLGSLGVREYARLSGRSPGTIGNLLADAREKTEGRR